The Homo sapiens chromosome 20, GRCh38.p14 Primary Assembly sequence ACCGGAAGTCCCGCCTCTGCCGTGGGCCTGCGAGAATCGAGGCACTCGCTGGCGTACCCATGTATCGAAATGAGTTCACGGCCTGGTACCGGCGGATGTCGGTGGTCTACGGGATCGGCACCTGGTCTGTGTTGGGCTCACTGCTTTACTATAGCCGGACAATGGCGAAGTCGTCAGGTAGGGCTCTTCGGCGGGGCCTGCCCCGGAACACACGGCCTTCGATGAGAGTTCCCCGGGGGTCATGGAAACAACTTCCCTGTCCTTTAAATCCCAGGTTTATTCTGCAAAACTAATTGAAACGGGTGCTAACAGCCGTTTGTTATAATGGAATCTGCAAAGAACTAGACTCCAGGAATTATTAATACCTTGTAAATATTGTTTCCTAAATCTGAATCATTTACTGGATAGGGCCGTCCCCATATTCAGAATTGGAGGAATCTGTGTAAAGTGCAAGGTGGACTTTCAGAGACTCTGGCCGGTGATTTTTAAAGAGTGATGCTTCAGTACTACTGTCCCTCATCGTATATGGCGAGCAATTTCAGTACTTTTAGCAGCCAAGGCGTATTAAAATCTTCCAGTTACTAAGCGCAAAGGGAGAAAAGTCTCTCAGCTTTGAAAAATATGCTGGAAATCTGTAGAGACATTAAGTTGATTAGTGTGGTTGCTAGGGGCTGAGGGGTTGGGGAGTTGGGGAATGACTGCCAAAGGTATGGATTCCTTTTGTGgatgaaagtatttttaaattgattgtgGTGCTGGTTGCACAaatctgaatatactaaaaacattaaattgtatattttaagtggGTTAATCgtatatgttaattatatctcagtaaagttGTTGTGTAAAAACTATGCTGAAGATTACATTTGGTGATGAAGCTGTCAGTGGCCTGAAAGTACATGTGTCCAGCAttaagcatttaaaaacattttggccgggtgcagtggctcacgcctgtaatcccataactttgggaggccgaggtgggagattgcttgagcccaggggttcgggaccagcctgggcaacatggggagacccccatctctaccaaaagaaaaagaaatttttatatataatattttatatttactttatatgtaatatatggtaaaaatactttacatttatatataaagtaaaaatattttaatgtccatatttatgttttctttctttcgttctttttttttttctttttgacaaggtctcaccctgtcgcccaggcttgagtgcagtggcatgatctcggctcaccacaacctgcgtctccgggctcaagtgattctcctgcctcagcctcccgagtagctgggattgcaggcgcaggCCACTGCTGCCCGgcgaattgttttattttttttttgagacagagtctagctctgtcgcccaggctggagtgcactggcgctatcttggctcactgtaacctccatctcccaactcaagcagtcctcctgcctcatcctccccagtagctggggttataggcccatgccaccacgcccagctaatttttgtatttttagtagagatggggtttcactacgttggcgaggctggtctcaaacacctgacctcaggtggtccacctgcctcggcccccacaAAGTgagattgggattacaggcgtgagccaccgcacccagcttttcttttcccttccttttcattccttccttcattaTTGGGGTTGGAGAGAGTGGATGTAATTCTTACCTTAGTTAATTTCTAAGACTTTAATGACTGCTTTCTAAGTTAATAATtcaggtgttctttttttttttttctcttaatggtGATAAAGTAGACCAAAAGGATGGCTCAGCAAGTGAAGTACCCAGTGAACTCTCTGAACGCCCAAAAGGATTTTATGTGGAAACAGTTGTCACATATAAAGAAGATTTTGTTCCAAATACAGAAAAGATCCTCAACTATTGGAAATCATGGACTGGTGGCCCTGGTACAGAACCATGACTGGCTGCTGAATTCTGAAAACCAGGACTTGGTTCAACATTTAAATTTGATAGTTGCCCTGATTCCCATTTTGGGTTTGTGAAAAgtgtatgtatttaaatttgCTGTAAAACATAATCACTAAtaatatgcaataaatattttcttgaaggAAACTATCtgcgttttcttttttttttttttttttgag is a genomic window containing:
- the SMIM26 gene encoding small integral membrane protein 26 isoform 2 (isoform 2 is encoded by transcript variant 2); protein product: MYRNEFTAWYRRMSVVYGIGTWSVLGSLLYYSRTMAKSSDQKDGSASEVPSELSERPKGFYVETVVTYKEDFVPNTEKILNYWKSWTGGPGTEP
- the SMIM26 gene encoding small integral membrane protein 26 isoform 1 (isoform 1 is encoded by transcript variant 1); translated protein: MYRNEFTAWYRRMSVVYGIGTWSVLGSLLYYSRTMAKSSVDQKDGSASEVPSELSERPKGFYVETVVTYKEDFVPNTEKILNYWKSWTGGPGTEP